From the Vulpes vulpes isolate BD-2025 chromosome 15, VulVul3, whole genome shotgun sequence genome, the window TTCCCGATGTGGCTGAGAAGGGCACACACGATAGATCCACTGGGGCACCTGAAGCCTCCTCCAGCCTGAGACCCCATCCCCTGCCGGAGCATCGGGGTTCCCACACCTTCTGTGCACGTGAAGCACCTGGGAACTTTCTAGAATGCATTTTGACTTTGTGAAGTCTGTGAGGGAGCAGACCACCTTGAGTAGCAGGGCTGCCATGCGTTGGGATGCTCCGGCATGTCCACTGCGTGGGCTGTTGGCCACCGCCAAGCACAGGGCTCTGTCCCACCCTCGAGATGGTCACAGCCTCCCGTGTGCTTGCGCTGGTGCACCTGTCCCGCGTGCCGGGTGGGGGTGACGACTGCAGTCTTCGGCGCTGGGCCCTTCTTCCTCCAGGTGGTGACACTGCCTGACTCACTCTCGACATCCCCCGATGCAGGTCTGGAGCTCCTCCGGGGCACAGGCTGTCCTCCCAGCAGGCCGGGGGCCGTGAGGGGTCTAACCCTCGTGCGCCTGGGAGCGGCGTCAGGAGTGGGACGGTCCTGAGGACAGTGGCACCCGTGCTGCCCTCTCTGCTGAAGCTCCGTGGGGAGGAGAGCTGCCCGCCTCCCACAGAGGCCCAAGGGTCGCCTCTGCTCCTGGAGAAGGTCCGGGGCTCCCAGTCTCACGTTCCTGCCCCCGATGTCCCAGCCGCGTGTCCCGGGGTTTGACTTTGCTCTCGGCTGCCAGGGAGCTGGAGGGGCTGACGGGTAGCTGCTGCCACCAGGCCAGGAGAGGCCCCCGCCTGCCCCGTGGCTCCAGGAGCtgggccacccccaccccgtcctctCCTTTTCCATACCGTGCAGGGCTGACCCCAAATCTTTATCATGCGACCTCACTTCTCGTGTCACCTCCCTGTTAGGCTGAGACGCTGTGATACTGCCCCCTGCCGTGGCCACCAGCGCCTGATTCCCTGCCAGCAGATGCTCTCGAGGGGCCAAGGCAGGGGCTCATTTCGACGCTGTGTGAGCAGGGTCAGTGGGGTAGGGATTTCTGGGTCACGCAGAGGCCTGGCGGGAAGCAGGCCTGTCGCTCTCAGGCCAGGTAACTCCAGGAAGGTGGAAGGCGGAGACCGCAGAGTGCACCCCCAGCCTGGAGGAGCGTGGACAGGGGCCCTCACGGGCACAGGGATGTGGTCGTGGGCCGTGACCCCGCAGGGAGGGACCAGGACGTAAAACCGAGCTCCCCTCCTCCCGAGTACCACTCACAGCAGCCAGAGGCCAGAGAGCAGGCGGCGGGGGACAGGGCCCACGTGGCTCCCCCGCAGGGCACAGAGAGGGCGAAGGCCCATGGGGGCACCCAGCCCCTGCCTCGCACACTCACCCCTGCGCTGAAGACGGAGGTCCGCCAAAGGCACGGCGTGACGCTGGGGAGAGGGGTCAGGCGCTTCATTTTTCAGATTCTTGCACGATGTGACGCGGGCGACTCGTTCGTGGGCCGGCTCTCAACCCGCTGCGCCTTCGGCTCCACTAAACCGTCATTTAAGACAAACAAcccgggggtgcctgggtggctcaggcggttaggCCTCGgccccttgatctcagctcaggtcttgatctcagggtcctgagttcaagccccgcgttgggctccctgctgggcgtggagtctacACAACAATGAAGCCGACCAGCCAGCCCGGGCGTGTAGGGTCATCCTGTGACCCGGTGTTATTCCCACCAGGAGTCCTGGCCTTATGCGGGGAGCACGGCCGCCACACCCCAGCGGTCACAGCACCCTGCCCTCAGCGCGGGGGATGAGGCCACACACGCTCCCCACCCAGCCGTCCCCACGGAGCAGGAGGTCACTGCAAACACACACGACGACAGGATGGACACCCGCCAACCGCGTCTTCCTCCCTAGTGAGTGGATGCCCACCTTCCCACCTCACTTCCTTCAGATTTCCTTTCCCACTTTGGTGGCACTGATCCCATGTCGCTGTCCCCACGTCCCAGATGTGCCCTTACCCGGGGGCAGCAGCCTCCCCCTGCGCCACCAGGCAGCCTCAGCTCCCGAAACCGCGGCTGTGGGACGTCGGGCTGAGCGCCCTTCCCGCCCTTCCCTGCCAGCTTCCCTTCCTATGCTCATTCATTTCCGTTccctcactcattcactcattcattcatttcttcatttccatcttcccccctccctcttcaCACGCACTGATGATCATTgtactccttccttccttcctccctccttctttctttccttccttccttcctccctcccttccttccttccttccttccatcctccttcctttcttcttccctccctccctctcttccttccttccttccttccttccttccttccttccttccttccttccttccttcctccttcctttcttctttcctccctcctttcttccttttccctcctttctttccctcattattttctttctctttcttcctttttcccccagcttctccatttcttcttcctttctaaaaaaaggtattacagggacacctgggtagctcagtggtttagctcctgcctttggctcagggcgtgatcccagtgtcctgggatcgagtcccacatcaggctctccacagggagcctgcttctccctctgcctgggtctctgcctctctctctctgtctcaaataaataaataaataaataaataaataaataaataaataacttaaaaacgGAGGTATTAGAGGCAACGCTGCAGAGATCACCGTTGCCTCCGTTTCCTTCCGCCTAGGTGTGGGGATTTATCTGGGGGACACAGCAGGCCCAGAACCGCCAGAATTGCTGGCCTGTAAGTCTGTGTAGCATCAGCCCCATTGAAAGCCACACCCTCTTCTTCCAAGTTGTTATGCgatttgtgtttctgtgtctgaGAACTCCAGTTCCAGCGCTGCTCTGAGAAATTAGTGGTGGTTTTACATGATCAGGAGCATCACTGCAGATCcagcaaccccccccccgccccgacacACCGTCTTTGGCAAACTAACCCCCCCCCAACCACGGAGGACTCTGTGCCCTGCAGATCCTGCCCCCACTCCTGAGTCCTGCACACGAAGCCCCTCCTGGAGACCCCGCCGGGCAgcccgcggggagggggctgggttCAAGGTTCCGGGGTACCAAGAAGTTGGCATCCCCAGTTCTGACCGGGGTTcccctgaggaaaaaaatatttctcctgttgctcactgatttattcattcatcgcATCATTCATTCTTCGATGGATGTTTATTGAATAAGAAGGCCTGGAGGTGCAGGGCCACCTGGAGGTACAGAGCAGTCGAAGCCCCCAGCCCTCACTCCCTTCCGTCCCCCGGGGCAGTGCACACTCCCCGCAGTGTGGCAGCAGCCCGCCCTGCGCACCGGGCACAGCAGGGCTCCGGGAGCCCAGAACCGGACCAggcggggccagggcagggccggCGGAGGTTGCCCTTGGAGCAGGAAGTCGAGGGGACCTTTACTGGGGGCCTGTGAGGGGGAGACGGGTCCCCACGGCTGCTCGGTCAATTCAGATGTCTGCTCCTCTGGATAcagcttccttttaaaaaggacTCTGCtgtagaggaaaaagaaaagcaaaaagttaATTTAGgtaaataagttaaaatacaCAGTTCCTCTGAGTTGGATGTTAGAAActctcaagttttctttttcttagggggcagtggggaggagcggagggagagagaacctcaagcagacgcttcactgagtgcagagcccaatgtggggctcgatctcacgaccctaagatcacaaccggagccaaaagCAAGCATCAGACGCTCAATGGATGtggccacctgggcacccccatTCTCAATGTCAGGCCGCCTGGCGGGAGGCCCCTCTGCACGAGCCAGGTTTCCCCCGTGAGGGACCCGATGGAGCTCTGCTGCCCTAGGACCTGGCCCTGGGAACGCCCCACAGACAGAACTCCAGGGAAAGATGAAGTCTGCAGACCgagggccctgggggtggggggccgggggtgcaggcctccttctttccctccgcTCGTGCGCAGCCTCggctccccccagccctgggggtcGTTGGAGGTCACTGGCATGCCGACTTGGAGGGGATGGCCTGGCGGGCTGGGCCCTTGCTCCTTCTGctgcccacaccccctcccccaaggtCGGACCGCCCCAGAGGCAACCCCCTGAGCCACCGTTGACATGACTGTGCCTCTCTGCGCCAGCTCTCACATGACTCACCCTTCCGTGAGTGTGGTGTTGACATTCGCAGGAGGGCCCCCACTGCGGTTAGGAGCGCGATGGGGTCAGGcccaggggacaggagggacGTTCTGAATCTCAGGTCCCTCGGCCAGGATGACGGCGCGCCTCGGCACTTGCCCGTATCAGCAAACCCGTTTTAATCAGTGGAGATTACCTGGAGCGGAGGACTGTGGGACCCTCCTTAGGCAAACGTTACCCAACACTCTTTGGGCAAACAGAGCCTGCGCATAAAACCAAGGGCCTGCCCACGGTCCCATCCTCGACTCGTGGTCTCCCCTGGAGCAGAGAGGACGCTCACACCACCATGGAGCACAGGGTGATCTACGTCCTGGTGTTGGTCTGTGTGCTGACCCTCAGCTCCCTGGCCCAGGGCCAGCAGGGTAAGtggccctcctcccacctcccagtgGTCACCAGGCCCTGGtcaggcccccacccccggggggccCTGGGCCACCATCCATGCATTTGAGCCAAGCGCTGTTCTGGGCCCTGGGAGGATTTTAGAGGGTGAAGGTGGgcagagagcaccagcagggcgATGGACACCGGAGCTCCGAGCGCTGCTGTGGGGATGCGGGCACCGCCGACAACTGTGGCGGCTCGCTGTGTCCAGCACCCACCACTCCCAACACAGGACCTCGAAGGGAGGTCTTGGAGGGGGGGGTGTGAGAACAACTACTCCCCCAGATGTCCAAACCGGACGCTGGTcaaagccacccagatgcccaagtGCACATTCCGTGGATGAATGTCCCCTGAGGACCCCTGCggtctctaaatattttattttattttattttattttattttattttattttattttattttattttattttattttattattttattttattttattttattttatttaataataaatttattttttattggtgttcgatgcACGGGGTGCATCTCTGTGGTGCCACAAGCCACGGAGTGCTCTGCCCCTTAAGCTACTGTCTCAGCTCCCGGACCCCGGAGTGGGGCGTCGGCCAcgggggcacagggtggggggtgACGAGGGCTCCGGAGAGCACTTTGCCAGCTCCACTGTGCTCGATAAGTGTTACTCATTCTCGGCAGGTGCCGTGGCCAAAGGTTTCCCAGGATTTCCAGACAAGGGTTTCCATAGAGGtttgaggagagggagaggaaactaTGGTTTCCATGCACCTTGGGGTGCCTTCTGAGGACCTGATGGAGAATGACAAACAATGGGGTACACATATctatgcacacacgtgcacacacacatatgtgcacatgtacaaatgcacacatgtgcacatgcacacatgcacacacatgcacacatgcatataggcatacatgcacacacgtgcacatgcacacaagcatacaggcatacatgcacacatgtgcacacgcacatagacacatgcacacatgcacacagtgcacatgcacacatacacaaggcacacatgcacacacatgcgcatgcacataggcacacacatgcacatgcatgcacatgcacacacatgcacatgcaacATACAtaaggcacacatgcacacatgcacacaggcatacatgcatacacgtgcacatgcacacaggcatacaggcacacatgcacacacgtgcacatgcacacatacacaaggcacacatgcacacacatgcgcatgcacacaggcacacacatgcataagGCATACATgcacgtgcatgcacatgcaaCATACATAAGGCACGCATGCATAcgggcacacatacacacatgcacacacaaatgcgCACAcacgtatgtatgtatgcacacatgcatacaagcACACACACAGCTCCTCCTGACTTCACAAGCGCCCTGGGGGTAGGTAATGCCACCTGCAGAGGCCACCCCGCCAGTGAGAGGTGGCCCAGACCTCTCCCGCGAAGCCACAGACCCTTCCTTCAGAGACGGCTTGAGGCGGCCCGGGGATGAGAGCACAGAAGCCCTGGGGGCAGCTCCCTCGTGGGCTCGCCTTCTCCATTAGGCCTTGCTGGGTTTAACGGAGGAACGGATGTAGGTTCAGCCCCTTCAGTTCTCCTGGGTAGACCTCAGGGAGCCCTGCCTCCCCGGCGCGGCTGCCCCACGTGTCCTCCGCCCTGCTGGCCTCCACCATCCTCGGGGTCGAGGCTACAGAGCGCCTGCGGCACCCACACACCCTAGTCTCCGCGTCTTTCCTGCAAACAGACCTTCACCCCTGAAATACACCTTGCACacgctctctcctctctcctctctctctctctctctctctctctctctctctctctctctcgactgCCTTTGAACACCTGTTCCCGCTGCAGGGTACACCCACTGCCCCATCCCCACCTGGTCAACCTCCCCACAGGAAGCCGTCCTTGCTTTGTCCAGCCTTGTCCTTGTCCCTTCCGTACTCGCCCTCAGTGCCCTGGGATGCCCGCCCCACGCTGTTTCGGACATTTACTTGCTTTTCTCCTCCATTAGACCGTTAGCGTCTTAGCCACGAcctctctgtttttaatttctgggtCCCCACCAGCTGGCGCAGGGCCCCGCAGGCGCTCGATCTTGCGCTGCGCGGATTTCTGTTCCGAGCCATTCGGTAGATATTTCCTGACTGAGTAAGGTCGGAGTATTGTTTGTGGAAGTAAATGAGCGCGTGGATACGTTACGTCGGGAGGGGGAAAGCCGACAAACCCCGGGCACCTTGCatttgccctgagctgaagggttTTCATGTCCGGAGATGGGGACAGGACGCCCCCTGTCCTCTGAGCCCCGAGTCCCCATCCGTGGCACCAGCTGGCTGCCTGCTGGTTCAGTTGGAGAAGGAAGGTCCGGGTCAGCCGGTTCTCACCTGCCTCTTGCCTCCCCCTTCCAGAGACGTGCACGGTGGCCCCTCACCACAGAGACAACTGCGGCGCTCCGGGCATCACGCCTTCCCAGTGTAAGGACAAGGGCTGCTGTTTCGACAACACTGTTCGTGGGGTCCCGTGGTGCTACCACCCTGTGGCCGTGGACAACCCTCCCGAAGGTATGGCCTCGGTGGCTCTGTGGGGTCTGAGGATGCAGAATCAGGGAGGAAACCCCATGGGGGCACAGGGGTCCCCTTAGTCTGCATAGCCAGCCGTGCTTGCACCCACGAGGGGGCCCCAGCGTGAGCGTGGTGGTGGGGGGTCCAGCCTGCATCAGGCTGACGTCGGGGTGGGGACCCAAAGACGAGGCTCAGAGAGCCGCTCGGCGAGGAGTCGTGTTTGTCCCCGTTCGTCTTCGCGCCGCTGAGCGCAAGCCCGTGGAGAGTCCTGCTGGCACCTTCCGCCCCCTTGGGCGGGAGCCCAGAAAGTCACAACAAAGACCCGAAGGGGGGGCacattttctaagaaattttcCCCCTGGGGCCTCCGAGGGGGGACCTCTGCGGTGATTTCGAGgttctcactgcctgtgtctcctccccaccctcgCCCCTCAGAGGAGTGCCCCTTCTAGATGCCTGCGGCGGAGCGGCGCCAGGAGCTGGGCGGCCTCGCCGGGCGCCCGGGAGCCCCGCCACCCcatccccgtccccgtccccgtccccggcAGGCCCGCGGGGGCCCCTCGCGCATCCGCACCTCGGCTCGCTGCATCGCCGGACTGCGCACAGCCCTGGACTCAAAATtggcttaaaaattaaaagagatgaATGTTGCTCGcgctttctgttctttttaaagatcgcACACGgctgtcctttcctttctttgcaaGGGGGGTGCGCCGCTTCCGCCTGCGGCCTCCCGCCACAGGTCCCCCTGCCCCGGAGGGGGGAATGAGGCGCTCGTAGGGCCGCCCAGGCCCACTGAGTGTGGGCAGCGGGGGCAGCGCCCAAGGCCGCCAGACTGTCAGGCGGCTGAGCATCCCGGGGGCAGCGCCTGCACCTGCCTCCCCACGCCGCGTGGTCTAGAGTGTGACGCGGCGCTTCGGGCAGCCATTCTGTGCTCATGAGGAAAAGCCACAGGCCTAGAGCCCTGATGCCCGTGACCTGACGCATGTGACTCACTCGCCTTGAGACCTCGTGTTGAGCAAACCCAACGGTCCTGATAGGTCAAAGCGCCACTACTGGGGTTTCTGTCGCTTGAGAACACATCACCAGGGCCCCGCGTGAAGGTGCTTCGGCTGAGTCCTCCAGGCTGGGCCGGTCCCTTCGTCCCCTCCTCCACGCCTGGCGTCTTAGCCCGACCACCCACCCCCTAAGCCCCCCGTGGGGCTCTCAGCCGAACATCCGGCTACGCATGGGGCGAGAGCAGCAGCAGGGGGAGGTGTGTGGGGACGCTCAAGAGGCACATCTTCATGTTTTCAAAACCAACACCCTTCCAAGTGATTCCTCATCCTGACCTTCGTGGCCCTGTAAGTGACGAGAAGGGGGCCGCGTGGGCCGACACGCTCCCGACCGGCCCCGCCACCCTCCTGAATCACGGGCCTACTGAGGATCTCAAGGGTGCAAGGAGGGGAcgcaggggcagggaggctgggacaCCTGAGCAACCCCCCATGTTGTTCCTTCATGAGTCACACGCGCCCTCATGCACCGAATAGGTGAGGTCTCTAGTGGGGCTGACATGGCGGGACATTAGGTCGGGAGGTGTCTTTCTCTAGCTCACGCCCCAGGGAACCGTGTGGCTTTGGGGACGCTTCCCATGACGCATAGACCAGGGGCCCCATGACTCGAGGTGCCCCTGTGGCCTGGGGTGTCCAGCAGGGCCGGGTGACGGGGTGACTGACTACCTGGGTCCCTGCCACCGGGAGGTAGGGGGCCGAGGGCCGGCGAGCAGCTCAGCTCCGCCTCCCAGCCTGGGACCTGGAGAGAAATCGGGTCCGCCGTCCACCATGGACCGTCCAGGGTGTGTGGGTGCATGATCTTGGCTCTACCATCCGGACTGCAGACCTAGACAGAGCCGGGGGACCCCTGCTGGGGCGGCCCTGCCTCAGGAGGGTGGGGACACGCGTCCTTCTGTCCCTGCCCgggaggtggggacagggagaggtCTCTGCCACTTGGTCGGCCTTGCGGAAAGTCACAACCTCCCCAAGAATCCCCCGGGACTGAAGCCAaggggaagcagagaaaacagtCGGTGGCCAGTGTGGGGGCCTGACAGAGAGCCGATGGGGGCGCCCCGATAGCTCCGGGACCCCGAGTTCCTCAGGGGATGCTCAGGGCAGATGGCCATGCACCTGCACCTCATCCCTGGGTGGCCCCAGCTCCCTGAAGCTGTGTGAGCTGCGGAGCCCGAGGGGTGAGGGCTGAGGCTCACGAGGGGGCACAGGGGccggagctgggggcagggggcagggggccctgggGACGTGCACCTTCCTCCTCGGGTTCAAGGAGACAGAGGAGGTGCCGGGCAGGACAGGGGCCCAGTGGCGATGTGAGGGGCTGTGTCCTCTGCGCGGGGAACACAGAGGAGTCACCGCAGCCCATGCAGTGGCCCCCAGGCCACCCAGCAGGCCCCTTCCCGGCCCCTTCCCGGGCCCCTCCTGGCACCCTGCAGGCccccctcctggccccctccTGGCACCCTCCACGCCACCTTCCTGGCCCCCTCCCAGCACCCTACAGActcccctcctggcccctcctgcccccctcctgcccccctcctggCCCACTGCAGGCCCTCCTCCTGGCACCCTCCTGGCACCCTCCATGACTCCTTCCTGACCCCCTCCCAGCACCCTGCAGACTCCCCTCCTGGCCCACTGCAAGCccccctcctggccccctccTGGCACCCTGTAGACTCCCTTCCTGGCCCCTTCCCAGCACCCTGCAGGCCTGCTTCCTTGCCCCCTCCTGGCACCCTGCAGACTCCCTTCCAGGCCTCCTTCCTGGCCCCCTCCTGGCCTGCTGCACGCCCCATCCTGGCACCCTCCAGGCACCCTGTAGACTCCCTTCCTGGCCCCGTCCTGACACCGTGCAGgcccccctcctggcccctcctggcACCCTGCAGGCCCCCCTCCTGGCACCCTCCTGGCATCCTGCAGACCTATTTCCTGGCCCTCTCCTGGCCCCCTGCACACCCCCCTCCTGGCACCCTGCAGACTCCCTTCTTGGCCCCCTTCTAGCACCCTGCAGGCCTCCTTCCTGGCCCCCTCCTGGCACCATGCAGACTCCCTTCCTTGCACCCTGCAGACCTGCTTCCTGGCCCCCTCCTGGCCCCCTGCACGCCCCCCTCCTGGCACCGTCCTGGCACCCTGTAGACTCCCTTCCTGGCACCCTGCAAACTTCCTTCCTGGCCCCCTCCTGGCACCATGCAGCCTCCCTTCCTGGCACCCTGCAGGCCCCCCTCCTGGCCCCCTGCAGACTCCCTTCCTGGCCCCCTCCTGGCACCCTGCAGCCTCCCTTCCTGGGCCCCTCCTGGCACCCTGCAGCCTCCCTTCCTGGGCCCCTCCTGGCACCCTGCAGACTCCCTTCCTGGCACCCTGCAGGCCTCCTTCCTGGCCCCCCTCCAGGCCACCCAGCaggccccctcccggccccttCCCGGCCCCCTCCTGCCACCCTGCAGGCCCCCCTCCTGGCACCCTCCACACCACCTTCCTGGCCCCCTCCACGCCACCTTCCTGGCCCCCTCCCAGCACCCTACAGActcccctcctggcccctcctgcccccctcctggCCCTCTGCAGGCCCTCCTCCTGGCACCCTCCTGGCACCCTCCATGCCTCCTTCCTGACCCCCTCCCAGCACCCTGCAGACTCCCCTCCTGGCCCACTGCAACccccctcctggccccctccTGGCACCCTGTAGACTCCCTTCCTGGCCCCTTCCCAGCACCCTGCAGGCCTGCTTCCTTGCCCCCTCCTGGCACCCTGCAGACTCCCTTCCAGGCCTCCTTCCTGGCCCCCTTCTGGCCTGCTGCACGCCCCATCCTGGCACCCTCCAGGCACCCTGTAGACTCCCTTCCTGGCCCCGTCCTGACACCGTGCAGgcccccctcctggcccctcctggcACCCTGCAGGCCCCCCTCCTGGCACCCTCCTGGCACCTTGCAGGCCCCCCTCCTGGTGCCCTCCTGGCATCCTGCAGACCTGCTTCCTGGCCCCCTCCTGGCCCCCTGCACGCCC encodes:
- the TFF1 gene encoding trefoil factor 1; the encoded protein is MEHRVIYVLVLVCVLTLSSLAQGQQETCTVAPHHRDNCGAPGITPSQCKDKGCCFDNTVRGVPWCYHPVAVDNPPEEECPF